From Bdellovibrionales bacterium, one genomic window encodes:
- a CDS encoding DedA family protein: protein MNHILDLVREHGDLFYLITFVWTALEGETFVIFAGLAASHDLLDVRALFVAAALGSLFGDQVMFFLGRYYGRRIVRRFPKIQPKMEKIFSILEKYSISFILSYRFMYGVRNISALAIGMSNLSWRRFFVLNALASTLWSLVFCGGGYLFGDMMQRMGLGDEASVNFEVRGFMIAFLIIFALVIGMRVFHVRRQMQKEKEAGRDLLP from the coding sequence ATGAACCATATCCTTGATCTTGTGCGCGAACATGGTGATCTGTTTTATCTGATTACCTTTGTTTGGACGGCGCTTGAAGGTGAAACTTTTGTCATTTTTGCTGGCCTTGCGGCCAGTCATGATCTTTTGGATGTACGCGCTTTGTTTGTCGCGGCGGCGCTTGGCAGTTTGTTCGGCGATCAGGTGATGTTCTTTTTGGGGCGCTACTATGGGCGACGCATCGTGCGGCGTTTTCCAAAAATTCAGCCTAAAATGGAAAAGATATTTTCTATTTTAGAGAAATATTCGATTTCTTTTATCCTTTCCTACCGCTTTATGTATGGCGTGCGTAACATCAGCGCCTTGGCCATCGGGATGAGCAATTTGTCGTGGCGGCGTTTCTTTGTGCTGAACGCTTTGGCTTCGACCCTTTGGTCCTTGGTGTTTTGTGGCGGGGGGTATCTGTTCGGCGATATGATGCAGCGCATGGGTCTTGGTGATGAGGCTTCAGTCAATTTTGAGGTGCGCGGTTTTATGATCGCCTTCCTGATTATTTTCGCGCTTGTTATTGGGATGCGCGTTTTTCACGTCCGGCGTCAAATGCAAAAAGAAAAAGAGGCTGGGCGCGACCTCCTTCCCTAA
- the greA gene encoding transcription elongation factor GreA has product MTDKVPMTAQGYQRIEEELKHLKNVERHAIIKAIAEAREHGDLKENAEYHAARERQSFVEGRILDLDDKIGRAEIIDVSKLSGTAVMFGATIVVIDEDTEEEMTYQIVGDEESDIKKGFLSISSPLARALIGKEMGESVEVNTPKGLKTYEITKVLFR; this is encoded by the coding sequence ATGACAGATAAAGTTCCCATGACGGCGCAGGGCTATCAGCGTATTGAAGAAGAATTAAAGCACCTGAAGAATGTTGAGCGTCACGCCATTATCAAAGCGATTGCCGAAGCCCGAGAGCATGGCGATCTTAAGGAAAACGCCGAGTATCACGCCGCGCGTGAGCGCCAAAGCTTTGTTGAGGGGCGCATCCTTGATCTTGATGACAAGATTGGCCGCGCAGAAATCATCGACGTTTCAAAATTATCTGGGACTGCCGTCATGTTCGGGGCGACCATCGTTGTGATCGATGAGGACACGGAAGAGGAAATGACCTACCAGATTGTCGGGGATGAAGAGTCCGATATTAAAAAGGGCTTTCTGTCCATCTCCTCGCCGCTTGCGCGTGCGTTGATCGGCAAGGAAATGGGGGAAAGCGTTGAGGTCAATACCCCCAAGGGTCTTAAAACCTATGAAATCACAAAGGTTTTGTTTAGGTAG